The Phlebotomus papatasi isolate M1 chromosome 3, Ppap_2.1, whole genome shotgun sequence genomic sequence tttgaatttttgtaaTTATACAACAAACCGAACTTTCTatacaaaaatttctttaagagTTAGCTAGAATTCTAAAGCCGcttaaattatcattttgagAGTCTCATGCTCTGAAAATTAGTAggtaaatattttgatttaaattataAACAATTTAGAGGATCTTTTGAAGAAAGTTTAAATGAAACACTTAAACGTGAGAtcctcattgaaaattttaaatgaatcttCTTGAAGTACTTCCTTGACAACTTCCGAGGgcatttatgcaaaaaaaaaatcttgaattttcgtACAAATGGCAAATTTTCCTGGTAATCTTCGGTCTCTGTATATCTCTACTATAGTCTATCGCTGCGGCAGAAATGTAAATATGGTGTATTAGTTTTGCAATGAGGCGCCTTATCTTCCGCACAGAATTCCCGGGAGAGAGTGTAGCGAAGCAGAAGAGGGAGTAAAGAGGGAGGAGACAGCAATATTAGATAAGGCCGAGTGAGTAATTCAGAAGTATTGTTTTAACTCAATAATTTCCTTCCTCGATTTTTAGGCCGCGATTGGCGTGGTCTTTTGCTTGTGCCTTTGACAATTAAGAAGTCACAGATACTGTAACTTGTTGAAATCTTGCCTAACTCCGCAATGTTAATCTCCCTTAAGTATTCCACTTAATTAACTTGTAAAAAAAGTAAGTTCACGTGGAGATGGATAACAAACACTCCATATCAACAAAAGGCAATATTGCAAGGTAAAATCTTGCAAAACTAgtgataaattaaaattagtgataaaattgaaaaaaaaacgtcaaaactaatattaaaattatttaaaagtaaataaatatttaaattttcaagaaaattaatataaaattattttatgctaGACTTAAGACAAAGTAAAAACACTTTGAttaaggaaaaaattaaatgacattaaaaaaaatatttaaatctagaaaatgagtatttttttcaaaattctacgaagttttggaataatttaaaattttcaggtcAGATTACTTGTCACTCAAAATTACATTGCTGCAGTAAgtttgagtaaaaattaaagaaaagctgcCATTCCTTTATTAGTTATGCCTCACAATTTTTAAATCAGgaacattttataaaatcaaaattaagatACTTTTTTCTCAAAGGTTTTgatatgtctatcccattcttttgcagtcttcttcttctcctgaatgccaaaataaattcaattttgttcaatttaatttgaatgtCAAAGAGAAGTTAAGGGGAAAAATTCTAGGCATAGAGGGGGGTCACTGAAAGCTGAAAATCGATATCTATTACAGTTTGTCCCTTACGTCCCGTAGAATGACAAAATGCACACGACAAATTTCTAACTATATACTAGAAATAATAGATCCCGGTCAGAATCCCGaaccccaaaatcccgaaaatgtcaaaattgcgaaaaccaaaatcccgaattcttgaaAGTGTCATAAGTATAATCACTATTATACCCGCGCTTACGGTCTTGAGTTTGaaacgtaatatttttaatacaaattgaaattttttgttacttatttttaaagagtgttgctcgGAACTTTGTAAATAGTTTATCGTATTTGTtttatctaaaatcattcttaatatattttaaaataaataaaaataattataataaaaatattgggAGTaattcggccaccttgattctcatagttccttgcccttccggaatatttttaaagtcttttttacatcatctcgttcgttgaaacgtcattttttattattattttttaattgcataatttctagagttataaaaactaaaattcatagaaatttagGGAACaaagaagtggtcgaaattgcaaggtGCATGTTACcctaatttcgtccctttcaggattttaactattcgagattttggctttctctgagacacaaataactcatttgacaaacgtctggcggcgctgcggttgcaaaaaatctctgaaatgcgacaaaatattttcttctctattttatccttataagcaggtcgtgtcccttcttgtaagatgtacttttgcattccttattaaccaaaatagggttgtacaaaagggtttttctcaaacctatcctgaattttgggacagctcaaaagaatgagtcttccagctcaaaatttcatcccaatttttttttgtaatatcgacaattattcacaattaacccaaataactgtattcaactaaattattaaaagtattttcttgtgaaaataacTAACCTCTAagaaattaagcaattttcacattaaaaacccacattaaaaaaaaaacagagatttACTCAAATCCGATATCCGGGTGATTGTAGGTGAAAATAACCtctgttctaattttcaaaAGGTATTATCCGAATAAAGAGAACCCGGATATCGAAAATTTGAGTGCTTTTAGTGAATCAATAACTGATTTTACGATTCTTTTGAAACAAATGTCTGTCAAATAAATTAAGTCTCAGCAAAATCGATTAAGAAATTTAGAACTTtctaaattaattcaattttgattttgaaaaattaaaaattgcaaattatctGGTGATACTCATCTATGGACGTGATGTCTTTCTACagttttggaataaaaaaaaaaggaagaaaatacGTCTCGAACGTCTCGAGAGAATGTTCACTTATTTGAGGGGGGGGTTCCTAAAACAGGAAATCATTATCTCGTACCCTTTGACCtataaactaaaatattttgcttaaaactttaaatttttcacatagaaaattcaaaattgaaaatcgcGTGAACTAAAACCTAAtccagtttaattttaaaaagattttaatcAGGAATCCCAAAAATAATTCAGTTTAATTCACTGGAGATTCACAGCAACTTTGAAATGGTCAAGTCTTATCTGTAAGTTTTTGCTCTTTTGCGGTAACATATTTACCTCATCACCGTCACCATTTCCTGCCCACTATAAACCTGTTCTGATTCTTCACCCATTGAGACCCAATTAGAACACTTGGATGCTTCAGGGGATTTTTCTTGAAGAGACTGGGAATTTTTTTGAGAAGTTCGAAAGTTACCTGAGAAACAGGTGGTAAGCAGAAGAGGGTTTTACTTTTGCCTTTTGCCCTATCAGCCTAAAGTTAAATCGAACCCAGAATGGTGTTAAAGAAGAAGTGGAAGGTGTCTTTGTGTTGGCAGAGTAAAAATTGCAGAAAAGTTGAACAGGAAGTTTTGGTTGCTAGCACCATATCACACAGAAATTCCGTGCAATCAAATTGCAAATTCGAGGAAATATTGGGCAAATTGGTCAGTTGAGTGGACACATACTTCCGGAAACACGCCCGGGGCCACAGAAATCGCGTCTCTGTGAGCAACTTTCACCGCAGGCGCCCGAGTTATGTAAAAAGATCTCTTACTGGGTTGGCCCCAAAAATCGACCAAAACGAactttaaaacattaaaaaaaaacttgttggaTATTGCACAAGAGATGTCTACTAACGTCATCATCAGGTCTGGGTCCATCATTGGCGGCATCGGTGGAGCTGAGGTGTCCGGGAGATGGTGTAGCAGCCTCAATGAGGGCTTTGGGGTCACCACCAGCCTCCCGGTGCTTCTCCACATCACTGAGCAGTCTTTCGAGGTACTCCACATACAGTGTTTCCTGCTCCAGCTCCTCCCGAAGCTCCTCAATCTTCTGACGATGGCGAGACAGGCTCGCCCTTACATCCTGCTCCCAAGCCACCGATAGGGACTTGTGGGGGAACTTTTGTTCCCACATCCGCTGAAAGTCACTGAACACACTCATTTTTCACACACTTTGCCCTGGTCTAACACACTGAGAACACTTTTTTCATCATCCTTCTGCACTTTTTGCTCACCTCACTGCATTTTTCACCCACTTTTCCACCTATTTTTCCTTTTTCGCGAAGAGGATACACAAAAACTCGCTTGCTCGTCAGACTCTCCGAAAACAACTGACGTTGTTTTTTTGTTGTCACTGATACTGCGGTTCTCGTCACCTGTGGCGCTACGATCGGAAATTGATGGCAGCGCTCGCCAACGGAAAATATGAGAAAACTTAACCCGGCTGACCAACAGTAATCAGTTTGTGTTTACTAGCAGCTAGCACACACATTACAAATATCAaataatagggtaaattaagctaattcaaaacctgctccaaatggaaatttttcactattccaaatggaaatgtcactgttttcatgataaatacagtactaaattactatattcatacattttctataccacagtttctttatttagttaattttgctccaaataaagcgagaACAAAttttacagtcgagttcctcaaatttgaacgacggttgagttcaaaatgtaaaatttgaggttatgtgaagaaagttttgcgtggagtgccatttttctctggtatttcctcaatattatcgttttatattaacttccgcaacaaatttcatttatttcacaataaattacattgatatattctctaaagttgtttatcctaatttacggaaagtgcatttcacataaattccgttacgtttttaaaaatatccttcaaatttgaggagtgagaaatgtcatctacaccccccaaatgttcaaatttaaggacctctactgtaattttttaatttatcagaaaaattaaaagtgtaccttttcaccatcgaatttttcatagatcgtccatgttttccaatgaaaaacacaataagatgaCTGATTtttattcgtttcgtttaacatttaagccatatttctggctattttttgttaaattaagtgctaatctttattgttaacggtacgtgaagtttcgtgaacaaaaaaggtttttctgaagtgtctgcaaatgcttcaataggaaaccccggaaatataatttttttttaaagagattttcttattgttttagatgggaaaggagaaaataccaagaataagaacaaatcctgtactcaggagcaactcaacaaggttttgtaATCCTTTCGTCGTAGTTTCACTTTCACTGtctgtctccaattagaaacattcccttgtttccatttggattaatatgtttccaatagaagcattttacgctagcgtatttttattgtatttaagaagttttcaaattatatctgaagaattttcactaaacagtaacattctagaagagtcaaggagcaaatttatgtaattctcttcagaaaaaaatatgaacttaatgtgttaaatcttctgtcaaagtaaaagcgtttggaaatggttttgaattagggcatTTACCCTACTTTAAAACAGGCCTGAGCTAGGGGGAAGTGGtacacctttgaaagtgaggcgcctttaaaattaagatttttctcttactatgtttaagtggaactgagccatatcataatgtaatttagcttctcaatatgtttgtgcagctaaattatatcacgatgatGCTCAAtggtatttaaaaataggtgaaaaatcataatttcaaaggtgcccaacttccccctaatggtgtctacacactagaagcaattttcgtaaaaaaatgtctttttttttaaaaagttctgaaacgtttctgcctacaatgataggggaaattttctttaaaaaggcattttttaaagaaatttgtcctagtgtgtagaggccatactGGCCTCTGATTGGACGATTTCCCGTATAATCGTATAATACAAAAATAGTCGTTACAATATTTGGTTtaaatttgtggaatttatagACTTAACTATTTTATtaacttcattttcatcatttgatAAAGCTATTTTAGGATTTAGATTGATTAAATTTGAAGTTCTTCCTCTATCATATTTcgcacaattaaaaattaaatgattcattTTAATTGAAACGTGGCAAACATCGCAAACTGAAGGTAAGTGTCCTCTCTCCATTAGATAACCATGAGTGGCTCTCGAATAGCCGATCCTGATTCTATAGAGAGTAAtgtttcttctttttattttctctgataGAACTTGACCATTTGATTTTCCATAATTTGTTTGACTTTCCTTAATTTATTTACTGATCCCGTATGGTGATCAGCTGCTAAATATATTCATTCCTCATTccatttatttagaatttgttttttcGCATATGCCCCAATATGCCCTTAACTTAAGCCATTCGCAAAAATTCctcttgaaggaaattgtccgCACTAATGTGTAAgttgaaacgtcaaaattcagtcaaaaatgcaatttttgacgagaaTTACTCCGAGTGTGTAGATTCCTTTACTCAAACTTTACTAAAGACTAAAAACATAGTGTTTGGTGGacagttattaaaattttgattaattttaattgtatttacAATATTCCATAATCTGAATATTCATAATATTCCATAATCAGGATCGGAAGTGGGTTTTCTCAAATTCTGTTTAGATTAATttgtaataatattattataattgatatattttaacaACTCGAGAAGAGATCTTCTATTTTATCCCATAAATCAGAAACGACAATTGGGGACTAAAACTCAGGCTGAACCTCGAGAATATATTTTAgcgtgtaaaatttggcagtataGGATTacgtaaaggaaatttatgcaaatgacTTCTAATTAGATAATCCTAAGTCTTCACTGTATGGCAGTTTGGATGGAATTTTCACTGTCGAATATGACATGCTGAGGATCAGTCTGCTCtgcatataggggagactgaggtaaaacttgtcaaaacgcatatttcattctttcacgagctctgagaaaacttaaatgtcttataatgagcatattcttataggaaatgtgctctataactttgtcgaatataatttttctctatcttaacgagaaaagtgctcaaatattccaaaaatagggctcaaaatttcattattttttatcttaCATAATCCTTCCGAGAGACAGCCTTAAATATGTGTGAGTCAATTTTATAAGGAgacaaattgtaatttatttgtgttgtttgttatttatttatttagtattttttgcatGGTTCTTGGTCATAATAAGCCGAAGGGCTTTAGACCTACAAAGAGGTAAGGGGGAGGggggacaaaaaaaataatccttcctcgaatcccttcaaactttttaagtttaagaaaattcatgaagactatttataataaaaatttcaagcctcagtctcttttattttagaaaatagtgaatattgaaattttcattttgacaaattttgccccagtctcccctacttgtgCCTTTTTAAACGCGGTGTTGGTGGAGCAAGCGAAAAACAGGATGAATTTCGCGAATTGCGAATCAATTCTTGTATATAAATCACTTTCCAAGAGATGACGAATAATGGTTTCGAGAGGATGAACGCATGGTCAACCGGGTTGATTGAATGTTCTTTCCGGAAATCATTTTCTTTAGATTTTCCCGATTTTCCATTATAAAAACACCAAATTTCCCATGATTTCTtgtatatttcaaatttcaaataatacACGGGATATCTATGCATGTTTCTGGGCCAATTCGCGAGCCTTAGCCTTCTCCAGCTTCCTCTGGCGCGCGATACTCTTGAAGCCCAGAAGTCCTCCTCCCCAGTGCTTACGGATCTCATCGTATCGCTCGTTGTAGTTGTTCTTTACAGTTTCCACGAGCTTACCAAGAGTCACACGGTCATTGCCATCCACCTGAGTAAGAGCAACGCAGGTGCAGGTCTTGCGTCTGACCAGAACACCCAATCGAGCCTTTCCCTTGATAATCACATAGGGAACGCCCATTTTCCTGCACAGAGCAGGCAGATAGAGAACCAGCTGAAAAATAGATCGAAATTGAGTACCCAGAACCCAGATTAAGAGGATTTTTATAAGTTCCGGATAAAGTCAGGGTCAAAATTGCAACATTTTAATTGCGTGAGAAATTGTGAGATTTCTCACACTTCAGGTGAAGAAATTATAATCATCACAGTTGGAGGATGAAAGGCTGGACCTTTTGACTTTGAGAACTCACCTCAATGGGATCCACATCGTGAGCAATAACCACCATCGAAGCCTTTTTCTGCTCAATCAACTTGGTGACAGTATTTGTTCCGGAACGAATGGTGTTGGGCTTCTTGGATGGTGGAACCTCTTTACCCTTGGCCTTAGCCTCAGCAGCTGCCTTTAGACGTGCCTTCTTGGCCATCTCAGATTCCGGACGATACTTCTCCAGAAGCTTAAACAGCTGCACGGCCGTCTGCTTATCTGCGGTCTGGGTGAATTGATTGACAGGCGGGGGCACCTTCAGACGCTTCTGCAGCACTGACTTGTGCCGCTGGATGCGAATATACTTGGGCCACTTGACAAATCTGGCCAAATCCCTCTTGGGCTGAACATTTTGACCtgcattttgaggttatgtcactcAGTGATTGTTTTGATGCCCTCCCATGCACTTTTCCACAATTATTTCAACACTTACCAATGCCAAAGTTCTTGGGGCGCTTCTCAAAGAGTGGATTGGTGACCTTCTTGGGCTCCACTTTCTTCACAGCGAGGGGCGGAGGCGCAACTTTCTTTCCCACGCGCTTCTTCTTGTGTTTGCCTCCTGGGCGGCCTTTGGGTCCTCCCTAAAATACACAAAACGTTAGCAAGACTGTCTCTTAACATTTTTCACACGATTCTCCTGGATATTTACCTTCTTAATTACCATTTTTGCTCAAAAACTTTGCGAATCAATGTCGACACGCGGCGGAAGTCTACTGAAAAGAACGACAGCGGCGCTGACagcaaaaatggtgaattttttcaGCACACAGCGCCTCTAGCGGTGGAATTCAAATTAACTGACTTCGCTGAATTTACATTGTTTGAATTTTTGCAACGGCTCTGCAATgaaatttcgtaaaaaaataaggttaaaagggttaaaaataattttatcgcTTTCTCTGGTTGGATAGATTTTTTAGATGATCTAAACATGCAAATGAGAATGAAACAAATTTctaaagttaaattttaaacaaatgtCCGTGATTTTTTTACCCAAAAAGCGAATATGAAAAGTATTAGGTAAGGCATAACTTCaaaaatttcacacattttaaTTATAGCTGAATCTTataagtaaaaacaaaaaaactataATCGAACCtacgttttcgaaaaaaaataatccgaaaacacaaaatatcttttaaatattttaaaaagttattataTTCTGAACAAAAGTTCAAATTCTCAAGTTATTCTAGcgattgaagatatttttctcatggttttgttttatttgtgaaattatGTTGCATCTAACCTTAAAAATGaggcaatattttgaaaaactgacgtttcttttaaatgtatttccaaCGTTTGGTCCTAAGAGGTTGGAATCAACTCTAAAACGGCGACGGACACATGAAAGGGGCAGTAAAAAGatgaaatgagatgaaaataaattgaattaaattgatacATAACtctaaattgcataaaaaccttttacactagatcccggcattatgcacattttcgggacatTTTCAGGATTGCAGTggctttcttttaaataaatcgaccgtagaacgaatttcgcgcggagtaaaagtagttcaaacaaaaagattcaactaattaatagaaatgcattaacaaacaatactttttggccagagtgttcttcaataaatgtttAGAATGTTTAAAAAAgctaccttaataaaagaaattaaagttttattctgaagaagtagcaaaatgttttcaaatttcccgcatcgtaaaatagtatacattcaggcgtatttcaaaaatgatttcataaattgactcctaaGGGTAGTTTAAACTTCATtctatttgaattaaatttaaaaatgtcttttagaGGTTATGCTACCATAACCTCACGTTGCACAGGCGTTTTACAGAGGCCCTTAATatgcaaattatttttatggGAGAAATTCTTGTCATA encodes the following:
- the LOC129807280 gene encoding 60S ribosomal protein L7a produces the protein MVIKKGGPKGRPGGKHKKKRVGKKVAPPPLAVKKVEPKKVTNPLFEKRPKNFGIGQNVQPKRDLARFVKWPKYIRIQRHKSVLQKRLKVPPPVNQFTQTADKQTAVQLFKLLEKYRPESEMAKKARLKAAAEAKAKGKEVPPSKKPNTIRSGTNTVTKLIEQKKASMVVIAHDVDPIELVLYLPALCRKMGVPYVIIKGKARLGVLVRRKTCTCVALTQVDGNDRVTLGKLVETVKNNYNERYDEIRKHWGGGLLGFKSIARQRKLEKAKARELAQKHA